CAGGAGATGGTTTCCGAAGTTAAGAAGCCGTTGCGTAAATTTATGCTTTATAATACAAGAAAGCAGGATGTCCGCACATTTCTCAGTATCAGCGGAGAGGCGAGACCGAAAACTGCTGACGATATACCAGATCTCGTGCTTTTGTCCTCCTTTGTAGTGAGTGAGCTTACCACAGCGTTCCAGATGGGATTTTTGCTTTTTCTGCCTTTTCTTATCATAGATTTTGTTGTGGCGAGTGTGCTTTTGTCCATGGGTATGATGATGCTGCCCCCCGTAATGATATCTGTTCCGTTTAAGATAATGCTTTTTGTCCTGGTAGACGGGTGGGGGCTTATTGTAACCTCAATTGTGAAAAGTTTCGGGTGATATATGAGCGCTGACCTTGTTATTGACATGCTGGTTCAGGCACTGCAGCTCTCGCTTTTAGTTGCGGCTCCGATGCTGGGCATAGGACTCATTATCGGGCTTCTGATCAGTATATTTCAATCTGTAACGCAGATTCAGGAGATGACGCTGACATTTATACCTAAGATCATAGGTGTTGTTGTGGCTGTTATGGTTTTTGCGCCTTGGATGGTTGACAAGATGATGGTTTACACTATCAATCTCTTCACCAACCTTGGTCAGTACATAGGCAAATGAGTCCTCTCAGGCTGTTTCTGATATCATTTTTCGTTTTAGTTTCTTTACCTGTTCTGGCTGCTGACCGAGCTGCTGTCTCTGCCGACAGACTAGCGCAGATTACCGCTGATGAACTGTTCAGTGTTAGTGCGGCTTTTGTTGCAGGTTCGGAGAACTATTCCGGAGGGTGGGCGGAACTTTCCGGAGTGAGAGATGATGTGCGCGATGTTGCAGAACTGCTGAAAGATGCGGGATTTACAGTTGAAACAAATATCAACCTTACCAGACAGGGTTACATAGACGCCCTTGATAAATTCTTCAGAAAATATGCCGGTAACAGAAAAGCAAGGCTGCTTGTTTATTACGCTGGTCATGGTCATACTCTTAAAACCAACGAGGATAAAACCGGATATATTGTCCTCAGCAATGCCAAGGTTCCAGATAGAGACCTGAAAGGCTTCCTTGCAGGGAGCATTCCTATGGATTATTTCTCTGACAGAGCTAAGTCACTTAAAGCAAAACAGGTACTTTTCGTATTTGACAGTTGTTTCTCAGGTACTGTCTTTTCGACTATGCGGTCTGTTCCTGCGCTGGTTCTGGAGATGCTGCAAAAGCCTGTAAGGCAGTTTATCTCTTCCGGAACGGACGAACAGATGGTTCCTGACGAATCAGTTTTCAGGAGACGCTTTGTGACCGGACTGCGTGGTGGGGCTGATTCAGATAAAAACGGCATTATCACTGGTTCGGAACTTGGGACATATTTGAACCGTTCGGTGTCTGCATACTCCGGCGGGACGCAAACTCCGGTTTTTGGAAAGATGCCGGGGTATGAAGGTGAGTTTGTTTTTTTCACTCCGAAAGAGAAGCCGGTTCTGGCTAAGAAGGCAGTGCCATCAACTGAAAAGGGAGAGCTTTTAGCAATAATCAAAGAAAATCCTCATTCACCGGCAGCCTCTGAGGCACTGAAAAGACTTCGTGAAATAGACAAAACCCTAAATAATCAACCACCTGTAAAAGTGCCCGAACGCAAAGACTTTGTGATGACTGCAAAATCTGCTCAATACGAGTCATTCGCAGATGATTTTTACCCATATGTTATTATTGCGCCTGTGCCTGTTACTGCGGGGGGGAAGTCATATAAGGCAGCTTTCAGGATAAGAGCGAAAGATGCGGAATCATACAAAAGACTTTCTGTGAGAAAATTTATGCTGAAGTCAGTGCTTGCCCGCAGGCTGGGTGAAGCCAACCTGCAGGAAGCTGATGATATGGTCGAATTCAGGAGAGCAATAAGGCAGATAGCCAGAGATTCTTCTGACTGGGTATGCCCTGATTGCAGTGATAGAATTCCTGCTATTGCAGGTCTAAAGGGTTGATGACAAGCTGTTCATACATGGCTTCTATCTCGCCTATGTAGAGTCTGTGGTAGTCATCTCCTTTATAGAGTTTATTTATGAAATCAGCCTGGAAATTTTTCGGATCCAGATCCTGAAAATACAGTTTTTTGCAAACCATAGCTATCTTTGTCTCTTCGAAATATATCCCGTCACCGTCAAAGACAGGTGTAAGACCAGCTTCTTTAACCTTGTCGATATCCCTGCCTGATTTTGTACCACAGAGATTCAGAGCGTCACGATACTGATCGTCGAAAAAGGACAAAGTATAGTGGTCGTGCTTTTCCATAAATTCATATGTGTATCTGTTCGGGCGAACGACGACAAAAGAAACATTCTTGTTCCACATGATGCCCATTCCGCCCCAGCTGGCAGTCATTGTATTGAACTTTTCTTTATTTCCAGCGGTAATAAGCATCCAGTCATCATTAATCATAGTGAAAGGGTTTCCCATCAGTTTTGATGGTTCTACTTCTTTGAATCTCATATTATTTTCCTCCTGCAAGAAATGCTGCAACAGCATTGGTTTCAGCCGATGAAATGCTGAGTCCGTGTTTTTTCATTCGTTTGATTGTGCTTTGCCATTGAGCTGTTGATTTTTTTTTATTTAATGAAAGTGACGAGCTGTGGCATCCTGAGCATTTGCTGTAGAATATGTTTTCGCCGCTCTCAGCCGCAGCATAAAGTGTTGCTGCCGATATTATAGCCAGAGTTACTAATGCTGTTTTTAACATGCCCGTCTCCTTAATTTATTGATTTTATATGCCGGATAGCATCTTTTGCCGTTTCCGGTGAAACAATTCTCGCAGTCAGCTCTCTGTTGTATTTAAGAGCACTGTTAGTATAGTTATGACTGCCGATGTAAGTTATCTCACCGTCAACAACGAGGCACTTGGTGTGCATCCTGTTGTCCGGTTTGTCGTAAACAACTTTAATACCATGTTTACTGAATTCTGTGCCAGTCTTTTTGTTTTCGGTGTCAACAAAGTCACCGCCGTCTGATGCTTCCAGTGCAACGTATATGCTGACGCCCCTGTCAGCTGCATCTGTTATAGATTTCTTTAGAAGCCCTGCGCCCCTGCTGATGTTGTCATAGGACTTAAACATGTACATAGCGGCATAGATGCTGTTCTGAGCGTTTGCTATGTCTTTTGCAAGAGCAGTTTCGAGTTCGCTGTCCT
This window of the Denitrovibrio acetiphilus DSM 12809 genome carries:
- the fliP gene encoding flagellar type III secretion system pore protein FliP (The bacterial flagellar biogenesis protein FliP forms a type III secretion system (T3SS)-type pore required for flagellar assembly.), coding for MVLFLLAIPFTAVLAADPIPFPAFRFGMEQANSPQDVAVTIQIMLLMTFISIAPGFLVLMTSFTRIVIVFSLLRTAMGTSQMPPNQVLLSLALILTFYIMNPVFTEMYNKGLGPYFEETITFQEMVSEVKKPLRKFMLYNTRKQDVRTFLSISGEARPKTADDIPDLVLLSSFVVSELTTAFQMGFLLFLPFLIIDFVVASVLLSMGMMMLPPVMISVPFKIMLFVLVDGWGLIVTSIVKSFG
- the fliQ gene encoding flagellar biosynthesis protein FliQ, coding for MSADLVIDMLVQALQLSLLVAAPMLGIGLIIGLLISIFQSVTQIQEMTLTFIPKIIGVVVAVMVFAPWMVDKMMVYTINLFTNLGQYIGK
- a CDS encoding cytochrome c, whose translation is MLKTALVTLAIISAATLYAAAESGENIFYSKCSGCHSSSLSLNKKKSTAQWQSTIKRMKKHGLSISSAETNAVAAFLAGGK
- a CDS encoding caspase family protein, whose product is MSPLRLFLISFFVLVSLPVLAADRAAVSADRLAQITADELFSVSAAFVAGSENYSGGWAELSGVRDDVRDVAELLKDAGFTVETNINLTRQGYIDALDKFFRKYAGNRKARLLVYYAGHGHTLKTNEDKTGYIVLSNAKVPDRDLKGFLAGSIPMDYFSDRAKSLKAKQVLFVFDSCFSGTVFSTMRSVPALVLEMLQKPVRQFISSGTDEQMVPDESVFRRRFVTGLRGGADSDKNGIITGSELGTYLNRSVSAYSGGTQTPVFGKMPGYEGEFVFFTPKEKPVLAKKAVPSTEKGELLAIIKENPHSPAASEALKRLREIDKTLNNQPPVKVPERKDFVMTAKSAQYESFADDFYPYVIIAPVPVTAGGKSYKAAFRIRAKDAESYKRLSVRKFMLKSVLARRLGEANLQEADDMVEFRRAIRQIARDSSDWVCPDCSDRIPAIAGLKG
- a CDS encoding flavin reductase family protein yields the protein MRFKEVEPSKLMGNPFTMINDDWMLITAGNKEKFNTMTASWGGMGIMWNKNVSFVVVRPNRYTYEFMEKHDHYTLSFFDDQYRDALNLCGTKSGRDIDKVKEAGLTPVFDGDGIYFEETKIAMVCKKLYFQDLDPKNFQADFINKLYKGDDYHRLYIGEIEAMYEQLVINPLDLQ
- a CDS encoding phospholipase D-like domain-containing protein, encoding MKKSHLKLLLTLAGLICFFIYANVTANTREHDAKVTILQDSELETALAKDIANAQNSIYAAMYMFKSYDNISRGAGLLKKSITDAADRGVSIYVALEASDGGDFVDTENKKTGTEFSKHGIKVVYDKPDNRMHTKCLVVDGEITYIGSHNYTNSALKYNRELTARIVSPETAKDAIRHIKSIN